A genome region from Panicum virgatum strain AP13 chromosome 4K, P.virgatum_v5, whole genome shotgun sequence includes the following:
- the LOC120704641 gene encoding galactoside 2-alpha-L-fucosyltransferase-like, whose amino-acid sequence MDAGVDTRSSAGAGDEPSGWLEIEEASPFTGKKTAAAAAGVRRWSSVVNATLVVLIMTAPPLLVLLGGGLGAPAVWIKSTVAGIGSQSQRVAEPSKKDDVLLGGLLVPGFDEQACASRYQAAYYYHKSMARRPSPYLVKRLREQEALQRRCGPGTEPYARASERLRSGQTTTDAGDGDADGCSYLVLISYRGLGNRMLAMASAFLYALLTGRALLVDPGYGNTLADLFCEPFPGATWALPADFPLAGFKELGEDAPESYGNVAVNRTGSVAGLAFVYLHLDHAASPASRLVYCDDHRQFLHRVQWAVLRTDQYMAPGLFFNPAYQEELGRLFPRKDSVFHLLSRYLLHPTNAIWGMVTRYYNSYLRNADERLGIQIRVFDNSRKPFQSVLDQVLACASQEHLLPAVATTTAPPALPAAGARSVAVLVTGLNSWYQESIREMYWTSATAGGAVVSVHQPSHEEYQIWFYSKHDMKALAEIYLLSLTDRIVTSGWSTFGYVAHGLAGHTPWVMFRTMNYSEPAPDPPCTRAMSMEPCSHGAPSFECTRKEIDRIIDTGVLLPHVRHCEDISWGLKLTDPAVENKV is encoded by the exons ATGGACGCCGGCGTCGACACGCGCAGCAGCGCGGGGGCGGGAGACGAGCCCAGCGGGTGGCTGGAGATCGAGGAGGCCTCGCCGTTCACGGGGaagaagacggcggcggcggccgccggcgtcagGCGGTGGAGCTCCGTGGTGAACGCCACGCTGGTGGTTCTGATCATgaccgcgccgcccctgctcgtcctcctcggcggcggcctcggcgcccCGGCGGTGTGGATCAAGTCCACCGTCGCCGGCATTGGCTCGCAGTCACAACGAG TTGCAGAACCGTCCAAGAAAGACGAcgtgctcctcggcggccttctGGTTCCAGGATTCGACGAGCAGGCCTGCGCCAGCCGCTACCAGGCCGCGTACTACTACCACAAGAGCAtggcgcgccgcccgtcgccgtaCCTCGTCAAGCGGCTCCGGGagcaggaggcgctgcagcggcgGTGCGGCCCGGGAACGGAGCCGTACGCGCGGGCGTCGGAGCGGCTCCGGTCCGGGCAGACGACGacggacgccggcgacggcgacgccgacggCTGCAGCTACCTCGTGCTCATCTCGTACCGAGGCCTCGGCAACCGGATGCTCGCCATGGCGTCGGCGTTCCTCTACGCCCTGCTCACCGGCCGCGCGCTCCTCGTCGACCCCGGCTACGGCAACACCCTGGCGGACCTCTTCTGCGAGCCGTTCCCGGGGGCGACGTGGGCGCTGCCCGCCGACTTCCCGCTCGCTGGCTTCAAGGAGCTCGGCGAGGACGCGCCGGAGAGCTACGGGAACGTGGCGGTGAACCGGACCGGGTCCGTCGCCGGCCTGGCCTTCGTGTACCTGCACCTCGACCACGCCGCGTCCCCGGCGAGCaggctcgtctactgcgacgaCCACCGGCAGTTCCTCCACCGCGTGCAGTGGGCGGTCCTCAGGACGGACCAGTACATGGCGCCGGGGCTCTTCTTCAACCCGGCGTAccaggaggagctcggccggcTGTTTCCCCGCAAGGACTCGGTGTTCCACCTCCTGTCGCGGTACCTCCTGCACCCGACCAACGCCATCTGGGGCATGGTCACCAGGTACTACAACTCCTACCTGAGGAACGCCGACGAGCGGCTGGGCATCCAGATCAGGGTGTTCGACAACAGCCGCAAGCCGTTCCAGAGCGTGCTGGACCAGGTCCTGGCGTGCGCGTCGCAGGAGCACCTGctgccggcggtggcgacgaccacggcgccgccggccctcccggccgccggcgcgaggTCCGTGGCCGTCCTGGTCACCGGCCTCAACTCGTGGTACCAGGAGAGCATCCGGGAGATGTACTGGACGTCGGCGACCGCAGGCGGCGCGGTGGTGAGCGTGCACCAGCCGAGCCACGAGGAGTACCAGATCTGGTTCTACAGCAAGCACGACATGAAGGCGCTGGCCGAGATCTACCTGCTGAGCCTGACCGACAGGATCGTCACCTCCGGCTGGTCGACGTTCGGGTACGTCGCGCACGGGCTCGCCGGCCACACGCCGTGGGTCATGTTCAGGACGATGAACTACTCGGAGCCGGCGCCGGACCCGCCGTGCACGAGGGCCATGTCCATGGAGCCGTGCTCCCACGGGGCGCCCTCCTTCGAGTGCACGAGGAAAGAGATAGACAGGATCATCGACACCGGGGTGCTGCTGCCCCATGTCCGCCACTGCGAAGACATATCGTGGGGGCTCAAACTCACCGATCCGGCTGTCGAAAACAAGGTGTAG
- the LOC120704642 gene encoding galactoside 2-alpha-L-fucosyltransferase-like encodes MLAAHAKRSCALLTAFALTVPTLVILLAGGAGAPAVWVRNAMATFRQGPDDFYTMAAHDKLHGGLLVEGFGQESCRSRYQSAAYRRNPGRRPSEHLVSRLRRQEARQRRCGPGTAAYRDALEQLKSGKNAAAAAAPSPPECKYLVSISYRGLGNRLLAAASAFLYALLTGRTLLVDPSAETDSLFCEPFPNTTWLLPPGFPFALWSLYIDTPERYGKMRESGALRPPGVASGGSPAAAAGTPTPPAFAYIHLDYNQTDHDKLFFCDEDQRLLSGFQWLVLRTDSYIVPGFFLLETFREELDALFPERDAVFHHLGRYLFHPANHVWGLVTRYYHAHLAWARRRVGIQVRVFPWEPDSPELLGRITRCTQEEGLLPRVVDTEEEPAGRGVKSSAVLITSLKAWYYEQVKGMYWEKAAAGGEVVVVSQPSHEEFQHYGLRSHEYKAWAEIFLLSLTDALVTTGKSTFGYVAQGLAGMRPWVLPPNQANGTAGHGRPCTRGVSVEPCFHTAPPYDCKSRRDSGETVPHVRHCEDVPTGLQLVDRKER; translated from the exons ATGCTCGCTGCCCACGCCAAGCGATCCTGCGCTTTGCTCACCGCCTTCGCGCTGACCGTGCCCACGCTCGTCATCCTCCTCGCcgggggcgccggcgcgccggcggtcTGGGTTAGGAACGCCATGGCCACCTTCCGGCAAG GTCCGGACGATTTCTACACGATGGCGGCGCACGACAAGCTTCACGGCGGCCTCTTGGTGGAAGGGTTCGGCCAGGAGTCGTGCCGCAGCCGGTACCAATCGGCCGCGTACCGCCGGAACCCCGGCCGGCGACCCTCGGAGCACCTCGTCTCCAGGCTGCGACGGCAGGAAGCCCGGCAACGGCGGTGCGGCCCCGGCACCGCCGCCTACCGCGACGCGCTGGAGCAGCTCAAGTCCGgcaagaacgccgccgccgccgccgcgccgtcgcccccGGAGTGCAAGTACCTGGTCTCCATCTCGTACCGCGGGCTCGGGAACCGGCTCCtcgccgcggcgtcggcgtTCCTGTACGCGCTGCTCACCGGCCGCACCCTCCTCGTCGACCCCAGCGCCGAGACGGACTCGCTCTTCTGCGAGCCGTTCCCCAACACGACGTGGCTGCTGCCGCCGGGCTTCCCTTTCGCGCTCTGGAGCCTCTACATAGACACCCCGGAGCGCTACGGCAAGATGCGGGAGAGCGGAGCGCTCAGGCCGCCGggcgtggcgagcggcggctccccggcggcggccgcgggcacgCCAACGCCGCCGGCGTTCGCGTACATCCACCTCGACTACAACCAGACCGACCACGACAAGCTCTTCTTCTGCGACGAGGACCAGCGGCTGCTGTCGGGCTTCCAGTGGCTAGTGCTGAGGACGGACAGCTACATCGTGCCGGGCTTCTTCCTCCTGGAGACGTTCCGGGAGGAGCTCGACGCGCTGTTCCCGGAGCGCGACGCCGTGTTCCACCACCTCGGCCGCTACCTCTTCCACCCGGCCAACCACGTCTGGGGCCTCGTCACGCGCTACTACCACGCGCACCTGGCGTGGGCGCGGCGCCGGGTCGGCATCCAGGTGCGCGTCTTCCCCTGGGAGCCGGACTCGCCGGAGCTCCTGGGGCGGATCACGAGGTGCACGCAGGAGGAAGGGCTGCTCCCACGAGTGGTGGACACGGAGGAGGAGCCGGCCGGGCGGGGCGTCAAATCGAGCGCCGTCCTGATCACCTCCCTCAAGGCCTGGTACTACGAGCAGGTGAAGGGCATGTActgggagaaggcggcggcgggcggcgaggtggtggtCGTGAGCCAGCCGAGCCACGAGGAGTTCCAGCACTACGGCCTGAGGTCGCACGAGTACAAGGCGTGGGCGGAGATCTTCCTGCTGAGCCTGACGGACGCGCTGGTCACCACCGGCAAGTCGACGTTCGGGTACGTGGCGCAGGGGCTCGCCGGGATGAGGCCCTGGGTGCTGCCGCCCAACCAGGCGAACGGCACCGCCGGCCACGGCCGGCCGTGCACCCGGGGCGTATCCGTGGAGCCATGCTTCCACACCGCGCCGCCGTACGACTGCAAGAGCCGGCGAGACTCCGGCGAGACCGTGCCGCATGTGCGGCACTGCGAGGACGTGCCCACGGGGTTGCAGCTTGTCGACCGAAAGGAACGGTGA
- the LOC120704643 gene encoding gibberellin-regulated protein 5-like, giving the protein MAAKAVSFLVLALLLLAVAAFPVVVVAGGGNGKGYGYGYGNGNGNGNGGGGNLKPWECSPKCASRCSNTQYKKACLTFCNKCCAKCLCVPPGFYGNKGACPCYNNWKTKEGGPKCP; this is encoded by the exons ATGGCTGCCAAGGCCGTCTCCTTCCTGGTGCTCGCGCTCCtgctcctcgccgtcgcggcgtTCCCCGTG GTggtcgtggccggcggcggcaacggcaaagggtacgggtacgggtacgggaacgggaacgggaacgggaacggcggcggcggcaacctgAAGCCGTGGGAGTGCTCGCCCAAGTGCGCGTCGCGGTGCTCCAACACGCAGTACAAGAAGGCCTGCCTCACCTTCTGCAACAAGTGCTGCGCCAAGTGCCTCTGCGTGCCCCCGGGGTTCTACGGCAACAAGGGCGCCTGCCCCTGCTACAACAACTGGAAGACCAAGGAGGGAGGGCCCAAGTGCCCCTAG
- the LOC120704646 gene encoding basic blue protein-like → MAGRGRGSASSVAAALLCAAAAVLLLAAASAPGAEAAGATYLVGDAAGWTRNVDYGQWLAGKAFHAGDTLVFKYNTTYHDVAWVSKGGYRRCVVSPKGRAPVYRTGYDAVRLPAGTHYFICGAPGHCQAGMKLAVKVY, encoded by the exons aTGGCGGGGCGGGGAAGAGGCAGTGCGAGCAGCGTCGCCGCGGCGCTcctgtgcgcggcggcggcggtgctgctcctggcggcggcgtccgccccgggcgccgaggcggcgggggcgacgtACCTGGTGGGCGACGCCGCCGGGTGGACGCGCAACGTCGACTACGGccagtggctcgccggcaaggccTTCCACGCCGGCGACACACTCG TGTTCAAGTACAACACGACGTACCACGACGTGGCGTGGGTGAGCAAGGGCGGGTACCGGAGGTGCGTCGTGTCGCCCAAGGGCCGCGCCCCGGTGTACCGCACCGGCTACGACGCCGTCCGGCTGCCCGCCGGCACGCACTACTTCATCTGCGGCGCGCCGGGGCACTGCCAGGCCGGCATGAAGCTCGCCGTCAAGGTCTACTGA